GCGCGAGCTGGGTCGCCGTCACGGCGTACGCGCCCGCGACCGGCGTCCCCGCGGCGCTCGCGGACACGGTGGTGGCGTCGGAGGAGGTGACGGTCGCGACCTTGGCGAAGAGGGACGCTTCCCCGAGCGCCTTCGCGGCCGTCTTCAGGTTGAGCAGGCGCGTGTTGACGTCGCGGATCGCGGCCTCGCGCGTCTTCGCGAGCTCCTGGCGCTGCTTGACCAGAGCCTGGGGCTGGCGCTCGATCACGAGCAGCTGCTGGATGATCGAGTTCGTGTCGATCCCGCTGAAGAGCCCACCGAAGTTGACGATCGACACGGCTTCCTCCCTAGACGGCTTGACGGTCGACGACGAGCCCCGCGAGATCTTCCATGCCGGAGGCGATGGTCACCAGCGTCTGCGGGGGGATTCGCCTGACGACGCCGCCGCTGCTCTCGTCGACGAGCTCGATCACGATCCGGTCGGGGCCGGCCGCATCCTCCTCGACGCTGAAGCGCAGGTGCAGGTCGCGTGAGGCGAGGATGCGCTCGATCGTGCGCGACGCCTCGCGCATCACCGCTGCGTCAGGCTCGGGGCGGGGCGGCTGGGGCGGGGCGGCCGACCCGGTCGCCCTCCGTGCGGCGGCATCCGCGGGCGGCGGCGAGCCGTCGCGACCTGAAACGGTGTCGAAGCCTGAGATGTTCATTCGCGTCCTTGCGAAAATGGGTTTCGAGCGCCTCCGTGCAGGACGGTTATCGGCCGCGCGCGGCGCTGCTTGAGGGCGACTTCCGCTAGGCGGCGCGCTGCGCGACGAGGGCGAGCAGCTCGCGTGCCTGCACGTGGCCGGCGTCGAGCTCGACCGCTCCTTCCAGCAGCTCGGCGGCGTGGCTCCAGAGCTCCTGGCGCGTCGCCGCGCGCCCGAGACCGTACAGGACCTCGGCGTCGGGGCCGAAGCGTTCGAGCACGGCGTGCCACTCCTCGAGCGCGAGCGCGTCGAAGTCGTGCCGCTCGTAGAGACGCGCGAGCGCGACACGGCGCGCCCGCTCGTCCGGCACCGCAGCCTCGAAGGCGGGCAGCAGCCGCTCGAAGCGTTCGAACTCCTCGATGCGCACGAGCGCCTCCAGGTTCGTCAAGCAGAGGACGGCCGCCGCCGCCGGGACGTCCGGCCGGGCCGCCGCGTCGCGCTCGAGCGCGACCCAGGCGCGGTAGAGCAAGGCCTCGTCGGGCGCGCTGCCGGCAAGCGCGTTCGCGTGCTTCTCCGCGGCGCTCAGGTTGCCCGCGCACACGGCGGCGAAGGAGCGCCCGCGCAGGGCGGCGGGCGCGAGCGGATGTCCGTCAGGGACGCGTGCGAGCACCTCCTCCGCATCGTCCCAGCGGCGGAGCGAGAGGTGGGTCTCACCCAGCCCGACGAGCGACGGGGCGTGCCCGGGTGCACGTTCGAGGGCTCGGCGGAACCACGACTCGGCCTGCTCCAGGCGGCGGCGCTCGTAGAAGGCGGTGGCGACGAACAGGCAGGCGGCGCTCGTCCACTCGACGCCGAGCGCGAGCAGGCGCTCCTCGACCCGGTCGGGATCGTGCTCGAGCAGGAGGTTG
This window of the Gaiella occulta genome carries:
- a CDS encoding flagellar protein FlaG, whose protein sequence is MNISGFDTVSGRDGSPPPADAAARRATGSAAPPQPPRPEPDAAVMREASRTIERILASRDLHLRFSVEEDAAGPDRIVIELVDESSGGVVRRIPPQTLVTIASGMEDLAGLVVDRQAV